One Desulfomonile tiedjei genomic window, GGCCAATCGCCTTCCGCCAGATCCAGGCTGGGGATTGGAAGGACATATCAGGTACCACGGCCTTTCCCCCGATTAACAGTGTACGAAAATGTCCTTGTACCCGTTACTCACGGCGGAGGTCTGAGTCAGCGAGAAGGCCGGTCCAAAGCCGAGGGTCTCCTGGAGCAGACCGGATTGTCCGGCAGAAAAAACGATTTCCCATCAGCCTTGAACTCGCTTGAACGGAAGATGCTCGAACTGGCCCGAGCCCTTGGAGCGAGCCCGAGGCTGCTCTTACTGGACGAAATCGCCGGCGGAGTGACGGATGCCGAGTTGCAGCAGGTCCTGCGAATAGTCCGCCAATTGCATGAAACGGGCATAACGATCATCTGGGTGGAACATATACCGCGAATGATGGTGCACGGCGTGGAACGGCTGCTGGTGCTGTCAAACGGCAGAATGTTAGCTTCCGGCAACCCTCGTGATGTCATGGCTGCGCGAGAGGTGGTCGACGTGTATTTAGGCCTGGTGCCATAGTAGCGGCTCCAGACGGCTCGATCTCCCTTTGGGAGAGGGCCGGGGTGAGGGCGACAAGAGCCAAACCATTGCTGGTCGTGCCACGAATTGGACTTCCTTCCGAGTCTTGAGACAGTTTCCATGGCTCATCCCTCCATGGAGCGCTGATCCGGCCCCGGGGAAACGTTACCCATGTCCGATTGTTGGGTCTTTATAGCGGTTGCCATAATTTTTGTCCGATTGGCAAGCACTCCATTCCGTCATTCCTGCGGAGGCAGGAATCCAGGACCGCGTCTCGCGGGATTTCCTGGGTTCCCCCCTTCGCGGGAACGACGGGCGATATAACGCTCTTGAAAAGTAGGCTCCGCAGATACGATCTGAAGACCAGATTGATTATCTTCTGGCCAAACGGACATTACTTTTGGCAACCGGTATAACTGACTTATCTTCAAGGATTGCCCATGCAAGACCTTTTACAACCAATTTTGAACGGCATTCTGCTCGGCGGGCTATACG contains:
- a CDS encoding ATP-binding cassette domain-containing protein, whose product is MTDILTVSHLTKEFGRVKAVNDLSFQVGRGALLGLVGPNGAGKTTLFDLLAGCSKPDRGSIALDREDISGQSPSARSRLGIGRTYQVPRPFPRLTVYENVLVPVTHGGGLSQREGRSKAEGLLEQTGLSGRKNDFPSALNSLERKMLELARALGASPRLLLLDEIAGGVTDAELQQVLRIVRQLHETGITIIWVEHIPRMMVHGVERLLVLSNGRMLASGNPRDVMAAREVVDVYLGLVP